Proteins encoded within one genomic window of Humulus lupulus chromosome 1, drHumLupu1.1, whole genome shotgun sequence:
- the LOC133798425 gene encoding allene oxide synthase 3-like, which yields MSSLSSYSILHDLEDQLPSNYEKIREDLPLKEIPGGYGLPFIGAVKDRWDFYYNQGRDGFFQARMTQYKSTVFRANMPPGPFMAKNPKVVVLLDAASFPILFDMTKVEKKNVFDGTYMPSTGFTGGYRVLSFLDPSEPKHKALKGYFLSVLTSKHDNFIPVLRKSLTELFNTLDSALSSKKEVNFNPISDTYSFEYVFNLFCGKSPKDTVLGSQGNTTVDTWLVPQVAPLITLGVPKFLRLVEDLLIHTFPIPALLVKSKYTKIYQAFSSSATAVLDQAKTFGLEKEEACHNLIFLTCFNTYGGMKVLFPSLFKWIGQAGPTLHAQLVHEIRSIVKQEGGVTFAAIEKMALTKSVVYEVLRIEPPVPFQYGHAKEDLVIQSHDASFKVKKGEMIFGYQPFATKDPKVFDNPEKFVAYRFMGKAEENLKYVFWSNGRETEDPSVDNKQCPGRDLVVLMARVLLVEFFLRYDTFTCVDEPFLVGTRVIFKSLTKASKFYQLKSFD from the coding sequence ATGTCTTCACTATCATCCTATTCAATCCTACATGACCTCGAAGATCAATTACCATCCAATTATGAAAAGATACGAGAAGATCTTCCACTTAAAGAGATCCCCGGTGGTTATGGCTTGCCGTTTATCGGTGCCGTTAAAGACCGATGGGACTTTTACTACAACCAAGGTCGGGATGGATTCTTTCAAGCCCGAATGACGCAGTACAAATCTACAGTCTTCAGAGCCAACATGCCTCCAGGCCCCTTCATGGCCAAAAATCCTAAGGTCGTTGTTCTCCTCGACGCTGCCAGTTTCCCCATCCTTTTCGACATGACCAAAGTCGAGAAAAAGAACGTCTTTGATGGCACTTATATGCCTTCTACTGGCTTTACCGGTGGTTACAGAGTACTCTCCTTCCTCGACCCTTCTGAGCCCAAACACAAAGCTCTAAAAGGCTACTTCCTCTCTGTCCTTACTTCCAAACACGACAACTTTATCCCTGTCTTGCGAAAGTCCCTAACCGAGCTTTTCAATACCCTTGACTCCGCACTGTCATCTAAGAAAGAAGTGAACTTCAACCCCATAAGCGACACCTACTCTTTCGAGTACGTCTTCAACCTCTTCTGTGGTAAAAGCCCTAAGGACACCGTCCTAGGGTCCCAGGGCAACACCACTGTCGACACATGGCTTGTCCCACAAGTAGCTCCACTCATAACCCTAGGTGTACCGAAGTTCCTACGACTGGTGGAAGACCTTCTCATTCACACTTTCCCGATACCAGCTCTCCTTGTGAAATCAAAGTATACTAAAATATACCAAGCTTTCTCCTCCTCGGCAACCGCAGTGCTGGACCAAGCCAAGACATTTGGGCTCGAGAAAGAAGAGGCTTGCCATAACCTCATTTTCCTGACCTGCTTTAACACCTACGGAGGCATGAAGGTCCTCTTCCCAAGCTTGTTCAAGTGGATCGGTCAAGCCGGGCCTACTCTGCATGCCCAGCTGGTTCACGAAATCAGAAGCATAGTGAAGCAAGAAGGTGGGGTCACTTTTGCTGCGATAGAGAAGATGGCACTGACCAAGTCAGTGGTGTACGAGGTGTTGAGGATCGAGCCTCCGGTTCCATTCCAGTACGGTCACGCTAAGGAAGATCTCGTGATTCAAAGCCACGACGCATCGTTTAAGGTGAAGAAGGGAGAGATGATCTTCGGGTATCAGCCGTTTGCCACGAAAGACCCCAAAGTGTTCGATAATCCTGAGAAGTTTGTGGCATATAGGTTTATGGGGAAAGCCGAAGAGAATCTAAAATACGTGTTTTGGTCTAACGGAAGAGAGACTGAGGATCCGTCGGTGGATAATAAGCAGTGTCCGGGGAGAGATCTGGTGGTGCTGATGGCCAGGGTATTGTTGGTAGAGTTCTTTCTTAGATATGACACATTTACGTGCGTGGATGAGCCTTTCTTGGTGGGTACAAGGGTTATTTTCAAGTCATTAACCAAGGCCTCCAAGTTCTATCAGCTTAAATCATTCGATTGA